A region from the Sorex araneus isolate mSorAra2 chromosome 6, mSorAra2.pri, whole genome shotgun sequence genome encodes:
- the DBX1 gene encoding homeobox protein DBX1, which translates to MMFPGLLKPPAGYPSLLRPTPTLTLPQSLQSAFSGHSSFLVEDLIRISRPPAYLPRSVPPAGMSPPRPGPPSTLPDSGASDLGSPCAGSRRGASPQTSVSPASEPTFLKFGVNAILSSAPRTETPPALLQSVPPKTFAFPYFEGSFQPFIRSSYFPASSSVVPIPGTFSWPLAARGKPRRGMLRRAVFSDVQRKALEKMFQKQKYISKPDRKKLAAKLGLKDSQVKIWFQNRRMKWRNSKERELLSSGGCREQTLPTKLNPHPDLSDVGQKGPGDDEEEEEGRGSPRHRLAYHASPDPRHLPDPRLEGVLPPSPAHSSSPGKPSDFSDSEEEEDDGEDEEITVS; encoded by the exons ATGATGTTCCCGGGCCTCCTCAAGCCCCCCGCCGGGTACCCCAGCCTCCTGCGCCCCACTCCCACCTTAACGCTGCCCCAGTCCCTGCAGTCGGCATTTTCCGGCCACTCGAGCTTCCTAGTGGAAGATCTCATCCGCATCAGTCGTCCCCCTGCGTACCTGCCCCGCAGCGTTCCCCCGGCCGGCATGTCGCCGCCCAGACCCGGGCCCCCCTCGACCCTCCCCGACTCCGGCGCCTCCGATCTAGGCTCCCCGTGTGCGGGCAGCCGGCGGGGCGCCTCTCCGCAGACGTCCGTCTCCCCAGCCAGCGAGCCCACCTTTCTGAAGTTTGGGGTGAACGCTATTCTTTCCTCGGCTCCCAGAACCG AAACGCCCCCTGCCTTGCTGCAGAGCGTCCCTCCCAAGACCTTCGCCTTTCCCTACTTTGAAGGCTCCTTCCAGCCCTTCATCAGATCTTCTTATTTCCCAG CATCCTCCAGCGTGGTGCCCATCCCCGGTACCTTCTCCTGGCCGCTGGCAGCTCGCGGCAAGCCTCGCAGGGGCATGCTGCGCCGGGCTGTATTCTCCGACGTGCAGCGCAAGGCGTTGGAGAAGATGTTCCAGAAGCAGAAGTACATCAGCAAGCCCGACCGCAAGAAGCTGGCGGCCAAGTTGGGCCTGAAAGACtcacag GTGAAAATCTGGTTCCAGAATCGACGCATGAAGTGGCGCAACTCCAAGGAGCGCGAACTTCTGTCCAGTGGGGGCTGCCGCGAGCAGACCCTTCCCACCAAACTCAACCCGCACCCTGACCTCAGCGACGTGGGCCAGAAGGGCCCTGGAGAcgacgaggaggaagaggagggtcgGGGCAGCCCGCGCCACCGCCTGGCTTACCACGCGTCCCCGGACCCTCGGCACCTCCCGGATCCCCGGCTCGAGGGGGTGCTGCCCCCTTCCCCCGCGCACTCGAGTAGTCCCGGCAAACCTTCGGACTTCTCCGactctgaggaggaggaggacgacggcGAGGACGAGGAGATAACTGTGTCCTAA